One part of the Arthrobacter sp. EM1 genome encodes these proteins:
- the gap gene encoding type I glyceraldehyde-3-phosphate dehydrogenase yields MTTRIGINGFGRIGRNYFRAALAQGADLEIVAVNDLTSPEALAHLFKYDSVGGRLAQTIEVKDGNIVVDGKTVKVLAERDPAKLPWGELGVDVVIESTGFFTKAADAQKHIDAGAKKVLISAPASDEDITIVMGVNEGLYDPAAHHIISNASCTTNCLGPLAKVLNDAFGIERGLMTTIHAYTADQNLQDGPHKDLRRARAAAINMVPTSTGAAKAIGLVLPELKGKLDGYAIRVPVPTGSATDLTVIVSRETTVEEVNAALKAASETPELKGLLTYTDEPIVSSDIVGDPASSIFDSGLTKVIGNQVKVVSWYDNEWGYSNRLVDLTELVAAKLG; encoded by the coding sequence GTGACCACCCGTATTGGTATTAACGGCTTTGGCCGTATTGGCCGCAACTACTTCCGCGCCGCACTCGCCCAGGGGGCGGACCTCGAGATCGTTGCAGTCAACGACCTCACCAGCCCGGAAGCACTGGCGCACCTCTTCAAATACGATTCCGTCGGCGGCCGTCTGGCCCAGACCATCGAAGTCAAGGACGGCAACATCGTCGTCGACGGCAAGACCGTTAAGGTCCTCGCCGAACGCGACCCCGCCAAGCTGCCCTGGGGCGAGCTCGGAGTCGACGTTGTGATCGAGTCCACCGGTTTCTTCACCAAGGCCGCCGATGCGCAGAAGCACATCGATGCCGGCGCCAAGAAGGTCCTGATTTCCGCCCCCGCCTCGGACGAGGACATCACGATCGTGATGGGTGTGAACGAAGGGCTTTACGACCCGGCCGCTCACCACATCATTTCCAACGCCTCCTGCACCACCAACTGCCTCGGCCCGCTCGCCAAGGTGCTCAACGACGCCTTTGGCATCGAGCGCGGCCTGATGACCACCATCCACGCATACACCGCTGACCAGAACCTGCAGGACGGCCCGCACAAGGACCTCCGCCGTGCCCGTGCCGCAGCCATCAACATGGTTCCCACCTCCACCGGCGCGGCCAAGGCAATCGGACTGGTCCTGCCCGAACTCAAGGGCAAGCTCGACGGCTACGCCATCCGCGTGCCGGTCCCTACCGGCTCCGCAACCGACCTGACCGTTATTGTGTCGCGAGAGACGACCGTCGAGGAAGTCAACGCCGCGCTCAAGGCCGCGTCCGAAACTCCCGAACTCAAGGGCCTGCTGACCTACACCGACGAGCCGATCGTCTCCTCCGACATCGTCGGCGACCCGGCATCCTCCATCTTCGACTCCGGGCTCACCAAAGTGATCGGCAACCAGGTCAAGGTTGTTTCCTGGTACGACAACGAGTGGGGCTACTCCAACCGCCTCGTGGACCTCACGGAGCTCGTCGCAGCCAAGCTGGGCTAG
- a CDS encoding phosphoglycerate kinase produces the protein MTFHTLNELIADGVRGRYVLVRSDLNVPLDGSSVTDDGRIKASLPVLAKLTDAGARVLVTAHLGRPKGAPEDKFSLKPAVARLAELASFKVALAGDTVGSSAAAGAAALQDGEALVLENVRFDARETSKDDVERGAFADELVALTGSHGAFVDDAFGAVHRKHASVYDVATRLPSYQGDLVRTEVEVLRKLTTDTQRPYVVVLGGSKVSDKLAVINNLIGKADTILVGGGMLFTFLAAAGHKVAGSLLEEDQIPVVQDYLARAAAAGTEFVVPTDVVVANKFAADAAQETVRADAMEGSSFGAQGIGLDIGPESSAAFAERIQGARTVFWNGPMGVFEFPAFAAGTRAVAAALTETGAFTVVGGGDSAAAVRTLGFADDQFGHISTGGGASLEYLEGKELPGLSVLDR, from the coding sequence ATGACATTCCACACCCTCAACGAACTGATCGCTGATGGTGTCCGCGGGCGGTACGTTCTGGTCAGAAGTGACCTGAACGTACCGCTCGACGGCTCTTCAGTCACTGACGACGGCCGCATCAAGGCCTCCCTCCCAGTGCTGGCGAAGCTCACGGATGCCGGTGCCCGCGTGCTGGTTACAGCCCACCTCGGCCGCCCCAAGGGCGCCCCCGAGGACAAGTTCTCACTCAAGCCAGCTGTCGCGCGGCTTGCCGAACTCGCCTCCTTCAAGGTCGCCCTTGCAGGGGACACCGTCGGCAGTTCCGCTGCGGCCGGAGCGGCGGCGCTGCAGGACGGCGAGGCCCTGGTCCTGGAGAACGTTCGTTTCGACGCCCGGGAGACGTCAAAGGACGACGTTGAACGGGGCGCATTCGCCGATGAGCTGGTGGCCCTCACCGGATCCCACGGCGCGTTTGTGGACGACGCCTTCGGCGCCGTACACCGCAAGCACGCCAGTGTGTACGACGTCGCGACCCGCCTGCCCTCCTACCAGGGCGACTTGGTCCGCACCGAGGTCGAGGTGCTGCGCAAGCTCACCACCGACACGCAGCGGCCCTACGTCGTTGTGCTGGGCGGTTCCAAGGTCTCGGACAAGCTGGCCGTGATCAACAACCTCATCGGCAAGGCAGACACCATCCTGGTCGGCGGTGGCATGTTGTTCACCTTCCTCGCCGCCGCGGGCCACAAGGTGGCCGGCAGTTTGCTCGAAGAGGACCAGATTCCGGTCGTGCAGGACTATCTGGCGCGCGCAGCGGCCGCCGGGACCGAATTTGTGGTTCCCACCGACGTCGTGGTGGCAAATAAGTTCGCCGCCGACGCCGCGCAGGAGACGGTGCGTGCGGACGCGATGGAAGGCAGCAGCTTTGGCGCGCAGGGCATTGGCCTGGACATCGGTCCGGAATCGTCTGCCGCGTTCGCGGAACGGATCCAGGGCGCCAGGACGGTGTTCTGGAACGGACCCATGGGGGTATTCGAGTTCCCTGCGTTCGCCGCCGGGACACGGGCCGTCGCCGCGGCACTAACCGAAACCGGGGCGTTCACAGTCGTCGGCGGCGGCGACTCCGCCGCCGCGGTCCGGACCCTCGGTTTCGCCGATGATCAGTTTGGGCACATTTCCACCGGCGGCGGCGCCAGCCTGGAGTACCTTGAAGGCAAGGAACTTCCCGGCCTGAGCGTCCTGGACCGCTAA